In Thunnus thynnus chromosome 13, fThuThy2.1, whole genome shotgun sequence, the following proteins share a genomic window:
- the h2ax gene encoding histone H2AX yields the protein MSGRGKTGAKARAKAKTRSSRAGLQFPVGRVHRLLRKGNYAERVGAGAPVYLAAVLEYLTAEILELAGNAARDNKKTRIIPRHLQLAVRNDEELNKLLGGVTIAQGGVLPNIQAVLLPKKTGQSAPSSGKAGKKASSQSQEY from the coding sequence ATGTCTGGAAGAGGCAAAACCGGAGCTAAGGCCCGCGCCAAGGCGAAGACCCGCAGCTCCCGGGCCGGCCTTCAGTTCCCCGTCGGCCGTGTGCACCGTCTCCTCCGCAAAGGGAACTACGCGGAGCGAGTTGGCGCCGGAGCCCCCGTGTACCTGGCCGCCGTGCTGGAGTACCTCACTGCTGAGATCCTGGAGTTGGCCGGTAACGCAGCCCGGGACAACAAGAAGACCCGTATCATCCCTCGTCACCTCCAGCTGGCTGTACGCAACGACGAGGAGCTGAACAAACTGCTCGGTGGTGTGACCATCGCCCAGGGCGGCGTCCTGCCCAACATTCAGGCCGTGCTGCTGCCCAAGAAGACCGGCCAGTCTGCACCGAGCTCCGGCAAGGCGGGAAAGAAGGCCTCCTCTCAGTCTCAGGAGTATTAG